In Alteromonas naphthalenivorans, one DNA window encodes the following:
- a CDS encoding phospholipase A encodes MLLLRATYAALLLTCSEYANAQLKECVMNVYESGDDSMTLSEIRDKCGAQTSEIEVDSIKPIAASSTTPGLISKRFNNESRTEFEPYVITPHRVNFYLPFYTTNSINKFAYQTYGGYEENLEDLESKFQISLKVPLNHKSLFIEGDGIYLGFTLQALWQVYSSNISKPFRETNYQPEIFYAAPLGWQPFQSNTGFILGFEHQSNGQAQHLSRSWNRIYGSFLLEKENFALSFRPWYRIEEEAKDFPLDPDGDDNPDINEYMGHFDLEMVYKWNELQIGFTGRRNFATHKGSTEFSLTFPLWGKLKGYAVMFNGYGDSLIDYNYSQTRFGLGLALNERL; translated from the coding sequence ATGTTATTACTTCGTGCAACTTATGCAGCTTTACTTCTTACATGTAGCGAATATGCCAACGCGCAATTAAAAGAATGCGTTATGAACGTTTATGAGAGCGGCGACGACTCAATGACACTTAGCGAAATCCGGGATAAGTGCGGAGCGCAAACATCGGAGATAGAAGTTGACAGTATTAAACCTATAGCTGCTTCTTCCACGACCCCAGGATTAATATCAAAACGCTTTAATAATGAATCCCGCACAGAGTTTGAACCCTATGTAATAACACCTCATAGAGTCAATTTTTACTTACCTTTTTACACTACAAACTCGATTAATAAATTTGCTTATCAGACTTATGGTGGCTATGAAGAGAACCTTGAGGATTTAGAGTCTAAATTTCAGATAAGTCTGAAAGTCCCTCTTAATCACAAAAGCCTCTTTATCGAAGGTGACGGTATTTATTTGGGTTTTACCCTACAAGCGCTCTGGCAGGTCTACTCGAGCAACATTTCTAAACCCTTTCGAGAAACCAACTATCAACCGGAAATATTCTACGCAGCCCCTTTAGGCTGGCAACCCTTCCAGAGTAATACAGGTTTTATCCTCGGGTTCGAGCATCAATCTAACGGACAAGCTCAGCACTTATCCCGCAGCTGGAACCGCATTTACGGCAGCTTTCTACTTGAGAAGGAAAACTTTGCGCTGTCGTTTCGCCCCTGGTACCGAATAGAAGAAGAAGCAAAGGACTTCCCACTCGATCCAGATGGTGACGATAACCCTGATATTAATGAGTACATGGGCCATTTTGATCTGGAAATGGTTTATAAATGGAACGAATTACAAATAGGCTTCACGGGTCGCCGGAATTTCGCCACACATAAAGGCTCAACTGAATTCAGCCTAACTTTCCCACTTTGGGGAAAGTTGAAAGGTTATGCTGTGATGTTTAATGGTTATGGGGACAGTTTAATCGACTACAACTATAGCCAGACAAGATTCGGATTAGGTCTGGCGCTTAACGAACGATTATAA
- a CDS encoding efflux transporter outer membrane subunit has protein sequence MHKIKAYRAPKTTLLSLTLMLALGGCSLAPEYKKPENPVSASWISNEANRIENKSTISSGAQVNWQEFVKDRHLAALIELALNSNRDLKQTLLNVKAARAQYGIQRADTLPTIAVQSTATRQRTPEDLRIPGMPSVQNTYRAGVGFTSFELDFFGRVENMTEAALQEYLATEEAAQSLRISLIADVIQSYLVYQGAVKRLDIAEQIKLSREVTQSKIKQRQAFGAATAIEFQDALALTLQSYVEVERLKREQELAQNALTLLVGVQDITPMLNKISLDESPIVDEISPGAPPELLIFRPDIRSAEHQLMARNANIGAARAAFFPSISLTGFFGASSMELSELFNSGQRSWSFSPQLSLPIIDNGRNQANLELAKIRKDIAVANYEQTIQLAFKEVADALASIDTLRREQTAQEKLTETSKERLRLSRARYENGIDDNLRFLDAQRENLTSQLAAINVRTQKQIAISTLYRSLGGGWFSGADSAEQVSQIK, from the coding sequence ATGCATAAGATTAAGGCTTATCGTGCGCCCAAGACTACATTACTTTCCCTCACCTTGATGCTGGCACTTGGCGGTTGCTCACTTGCACCAGAATACAAGAAACCAGAGAACCCGGTGTCGGCAAGCTGGATATCAAACGAAGCAAATAGAATCGAGAATAAATCAACTATTTCATCTGGCGCACAGGTCAACTGGCAGGAATTTGTTAAAGACCGCCATTTAGCAGCTCTTATCGAGCTAGCGTTAAATAGTAACCGTGACTTGAAACAAACACTGCTTAATGTCAAAGCCGCTCGAGCTCAATACGGCATACAACGAGCGGATACGTTGCCAACAATCGCGGTACAAAGCACTGCAACACGTCAACGAACCCCAGAAGACTTAAGAATCCCTGGTATGCCAAGCGTTCAAAATACGTATCGCGCTGGTGTGGGATTTACTTCGTTTGAGCTTGATTTTTTCGGAAGGGTTGAGAATATGACGGAGGCTGCACTTCAGGAGTACCTTGCAACCGAAGAGGCGGCACAAAGCTTACGCATTAGTCTAATAGCTGACGTTATTCAAAGCTACCTTGTTTATCAGGGCGCAGTGAAACGCTTAGATATTGCTGAGCAAATTAAGCTATCAAGAGAAGTGACTCAAAGCAAAATCAAACAACGTCAGGCTTTTGGTGCGGCTACAGCTATAGAGTTTCAGGATGCCCTCGCTTTAACTTTACAATCCTATGTCGAAGTAGAGCGGTTAAAACGGGAGCAAGAATTAGCGCAGAACGCACTGACTCTGCTAGTGGGAGTTCAGGACATAACTCCAATGCTAAATAAAATATCCTTAGATGAGTCTCCAATCGTAGACGAGATCTCACCTGGTGCACCTCCTGAACTTCTGATATTCAGGCCTGATATTCGTTCTGCAGAGCATCAGTTGATGGCAAGAAACGCAAATATTGGAGCGGCCCGAGCAGCATTTTTCCCTAGCATTTCACTTACCGGTTTTTTCGGGGCTTCCAGTATGGAGCTATCAGAGCTATTCAATAGTGGACAGCGCAGTTGGTCTTTTTCTCCACAGCTATCATTACCCATTATTGACAATGGCAGAAACCAGGCGAATCTTGAGTTAGCAAAAATCCGTAAAGATATTGCCGTAGCAAATTACGAACAGACCATACAATTAGCATTCAAAGAAGTAGCAGATGCTCTCGCCTCCATTGATACTCTTCGGCGCGAACAAACCGCTCAGGAGAAGCTAACTGAAACAAGCAAAGAACGTCTTCGTCTGTCCAGGGCCCGTTACGAAAATGGAATAGATGACAACCTCAGGTTTCTTGATGCTCAACGGGAAAATTTAACAAGTCAGCTAGCAGCGATTAACGTTAGAACTCAAAAGCAGATAGCTATATCTACCTTGTATCGTTCGCTTGGAGGAGGCTGGTTTAGTGGTGCTGACAGCGCTGAGCAGGTTAGCCAGATCAAATAG
- a CDS encoding efflux RND transporter permease subunit yields the protein MVLAIGLVVDDAIVVVENIHRHIEEGLSPVKASLLGAREIVWPVVGMTITLAAVYAPIGMMGGVTGALFKEFAFTLACSVIVSGVVALTLSPMMSSYMLDAKMSEGRLAQIIDRTMTGLANRYGKLLSYVLHARAAVLFVCVAILAGIVVLFMGVNHELAPGEDQGYVFVQTKSPQYASVDYTEQATLEVENVFRQLPDYQASFFVNGLDGQNSGFGGVVLTPWDDRKMNTNEVEGIINGQSGKITGAFATAFQPAPLPAGSGGLPVQMILRAPSEFSELYKTMEGIKGAAWGSGLFAFVDSNLAFDSPQAQISINASKAGEMGVSMNDVAETLAVLVGENYINRFNWFDRSYDVITQVPQSERLAPDDLSGYYVRAQSGEMVPLSTVVDIKVTPQANRLPQFNQMNAITLSGVLLPGVTMGQAVEFLQAQPLPPGAQIDWMSDSRQFVKEGNRLIISFGFALIVIFLVLAAQYESFKDPLVILITVPLAICGALIPLWLGFATMNIYTQIGLVTLIGLISKHGILMVSFANDIQKHQGLSPMDAMLHAAMIRMRPVLMTTAAMVSGLIPLMFATGAGAASRYSIGLVVVTGLLIGTFFTLFVLPTIYTLLARDHRETSASERERELLEEDSNHA from the coding sequence ATGGTGCTAGCGATTGGCTTAGTTGTAGACGATGCAATTGTTGTAGTAGAAAATATTCATCGTCACATTGAAGAAGGACTGTCCCCAGTAAAAGCTTCGCTTTTGGGCGCCCGAGAAATAGTATGGCCAGTGGTTGGTATGACTATAACACTAGCCGCGGTCTATGCTCCAATAGGCATGATGGGAGGTGTTACTGGCGCTTTATTCAAAGAGTTCGCATTTACCCTCGCCTGCTCGGTAATTGTGTCGGGGGTCGTCGCTCTTACTCTGTCTCCGATGATGAGTAGCTATATGCTCGACGCTAAAATGTCTGAAGGACGATTAGCCCAAATAATAGATCGAACCATGACCGGCTTGGCAAATCGTTACGGCAAGCTGCTTAGTTATGTATTGCACGCAAGAGCCGCGGTTTTATTTGTTTGTGTCGCCATTCTAGCAGGCATAGTCGTGTTATTTATGGGGGTTAATCATGAATTAGCACCAGGCGAAGACCAAGGTTATGTTTTTGTTCAAACCAAATCTCCCCAATACGCAAGTGTAGATTATACAGAGCAAGCGACGCTGGAAGTTGAAAATGTGTTCAGACAACTTCCTGACTATCAAGCAAGCTTCTTCGTGAATGGACTAGATGGGCAGAATAGCGGGTTTGGTGGTGTCGTACTAACGCCTTGGGATGATCGTAAAATGAATACCAACGAAGTAGAAGGCATTATTAACGGTCAATCTGGAAAAATTACCGGAGCTTTTGCTACAGCCTTCCAACCGGCACCGTTGCCTGCGGGTAGCGGTGGCTTACCTGTTCAAATGATTCTGCGCGCACCATCTGAGTTCTCTGAACTGTACAAAACAATGGAAGGAATTAAAGGTGCAGCATGGGGTAGCGGATTGTTTGCTTTTGTAGACAGCAATCTGGCTTTTGACAGTCCACAGGCTCAAATCTCTATAAATGCATCTAAAGCAGGCGAGATGGGCGTTAGCATGAATGATGTCGCAGAGACACTAGCCGTTCTTGTTGGTGAAAACTATATTAACCGATTCAATTGGTTCGATCGCTCTTACGATGTAATTACTCAAGTGCCTCAAAGCGAACGACTAGCCCCTGATGATTTATCAGGATACTACGTTCGAGCCCAATCAGGTGAGATGGTGCCGCTATCCACGGTCGTTGATATAAAAGTCACCCCACAGGCCAATCGGTTACCACAGTTTAACCAAATGAACGCTATTACCTTGTCCGGCGTCCTTCTACCGGGAGTAACCATGGGACAAGCTGTTGAGTTTTTACAGGCACAACCACTTCCTCCTGGCGCTCAGATAGACTGGATGTCCGACAGCAGGCAATTTGTCAAAGAGGGTAATCGCTTAATCATCTCCTTTGGATTTGCGCTGATCGTTATATTTTTAGTCTTAGCTGCTCAGTATGAGAGCTTCAAAGACCCATTGGTAATTTTGATTACAGTACCGCTAGCTATTTGTGGGGCCCTAATTCCACTTTGGCTAGGATTTGCAACGATGAATATTTACACCCAAATTGGGCTAGTCACCCTAATTGGGCTCATATCTAAACACGGTATTTTAATGGTGTCTTTTGCCAATGATATTCAGAAACATCAAGGCTTGAGCCCTATGGATGCAATGCTACACGCAGCAATGATTCGTATGCGTCCGGTTCTAATGACTACGGCTGCAATGGTATCAGGATTAATTCCTTTGATGTTTGCCACAGGAGCGGGTGCAGCCAGTCGCTACTCCATTGGCTTAGTGGTTGTCACAGGTCTACTGATCGGCACCTTTTTTACACTATTCGTATTGCCCACTATTTACACTCTGCTTGCCCGCGATCACCGCGAAACCTCAGCTTCTGAGCGCGAGCGAGAGTTACTGGAAGAGGATTCAAATCATGCATAA